In one Podarcis muralis chromosome 7, rPodMur119.hap1.1, whole genome shotgun sequence genomic region, the following are encoded:
- the TMEM150A gene encoding transmembrane protein 150A isoform X3, whose protein sequence is MTAWIILPISLSAFSITGIWIVYAMAVMNHHVCPVENWSYNESCSADSAKHGYPKSCCTLEDVPLISKCGTYPPESCLFSLIGNIGAFMVLVICFLRYGQLIEQSHSSWVNTTALITGCTNAAGLVVVGNFQVDYAKSLHYIGAGVAFPAGLLFVCLQCVLSYHVAISVLDFWMAHLRVFLTTVALISLVLSGIFFIHESFLLQHLAAICEWVFVIDILIFYGTFTYEFGAVSNDTMVAALQHSNSRGCKSPGSSSTSTHLNCNPESIAMI, encoded by the exons ATGACAGCGTGGATCATCCTCCCCATTAGCCTCTCTGCCTTCTCGATCACTGGAATATGGATTGT GTATGCCATGGCAGTAATGAACCACCATGTGTGTCCTGTTGAGAACTG GTCATATAATGAGTCCTGCTCTGCTGATTCTGCCAAGCATGGATACCCCAAAAGCTGCTGCACTTTGGAGGATGTCCCTTTGATCAG TAAATGTGGCACGTATCCTCCTGAAAGTTGTCTCTTCAGTCTTATTGGGAATATTGGGGCTTTCATGG TGCTGGTGATCTGTTTCCTGCGCTATGGGCAGCTGATAGAACAGAGCCACAGTTCCTGGGTGAACACAACTGCGCTGATCACAGGCTGTACCAACGCTGCTGGCCTGGTTGTGGTCGGCAATTTCCAG GTGGACTATGCCAAATCCCTTCACTACATCGGAGCCGGTGTGGCCTTCCCGGCAGGCCTGCTTTTTGTCTGCCTTCAGTGTGTCCTCTCCTACCATGTTGCCATCTCTGTCCTGGACTTCTGGATGGCACATCTACGTGTCTTCCTTACCACTGTGGCCTTAATTTCCCTTGTCCTGA GTGGAATCTTCTTCATCCATGAGAGCTTCCTCCTGCAGCACCTGGCTGCCATCTGCGAATGGGTcttcgtcattgacatcctcatCTTCTACGGCACTTTCACCTACGAGTTTGGTGCCGTCTCCAATGACACCATGGTGGCTGCACTGCAGCATTCGAACAGCAGGGGGTGCAAATcaccaggcagcagcagcacctcaacTCACCTTAACTGTAACCCTGAGAGCATCGCTATGATCTGA
- the TMEM150A gene encoding transmembrane protein 150A isoform X2, whose protein sequence is MRGRGTRRGRPGPFKGLRGGEGGGAPRQSAAGTRYAMAVMNHHVCPVENWSYNESCSADSAKHGYPKSCCTLEDVPLISKCGTYPPESCLFSLIGNIGAFMVLVICFLRYGQLIEQSHSSWVNTTALITGCTNAAGLVVVGNFQVDYAKSLHYIGAGVAFPAGLLFVCLQCVLSYHVAISVLDFWMAHLRVFLTTVALISLVLSGIFFIHESFLLQHLAAICEWVFVIDILIFYGTFTYEFGAVSNDTMVAALQHSNSRGCKSPGSSSTSTHLNCNPESIAMI, encoded by the exons ATGAGAGGGAGGGGTACGAGGCGGGGCCGGCCTGGCCCTTTTAAAGGTCTGCGAGGGGGCGAGGGCGGCGGTGCTCCTCGTCAGTCTGCGGCGGGGACCAG GTATGCCATGGCAGTAATGAACCACCATGTGTGTCCTGTTGAGAACTG GTCATATAATGAGTCCTGCTCTGCTGATTCTGCCAAGCATGGATACCCCAAAAGCTGCTGCACTTTGGAGGATGTCCCTTTGATCAG TAAATGTGGCACGTATCCTCCTGAAAGTTGTCTCTTCAGTCTTATTGGGAATATTGGGGCTTTCATGG TGCTGGTGATCTGTTTCCTGCGCTATGGGCAGCTGATAGAACAGAGCCACAGTTCCTGGGTGAACACAACTGCGCTGATCACAGGCTGTACCAACGCTGCTGGCCTGGTTGTGGTCGGCAATTTCCAG GTGGACTATGCCAAATCCCTTCACTACATCGGAGCCGGTGTGGCCTTCCCGGCAGGCCTGCTTTTTGTCTGCCTTCAGTGTGTCCTCTCCTACCATGTTGCCATCTCTGTCCTGGACTTCTGGATGGCACATCTACGTGTCTTCCTTACCACTGTGGCCTTAATTTCCCTTGTCCTGA GTGGAATCTTCTTCATCCATGAGAGCTTCCTCCTGCAGCACCTGGCTGCCATCTGCGAATGGGTcttcgtcattgacatcctcatCTTCTACGGCACTTTCACCTACGAGTTTGGTGCCGTCTCCAATGACACCATGGTGGCTGCACTGCAGCATTCGAACAGCAGGGGGTGCAAATcaccaggcagcagcagcacctcaacTCACCTTAACTGTAACCCTGAGAGCATCGCTATGATCTGA
- the TMEM150A gene encoding transmembrane protein 150A isoform X1, protein MEKMEEQEICTQGQVPSDGSSWRPTVVASAHPPLPFPLFLPPSPPSLIRISPPLPTTHVVVYLHSLMTAWIILPISLSAFSITGIWIVYAMAVMNHHVCPVENWSYNESCSADSAKHGYPKSCCTLEDVPLISKCGTYPPESCLFSLIGNIGAFMVLVICFLRYGQLIEQSHSSWVNTTALITGCTNAAGLVVVGNFQVDYAKSLHYIGAGVAFPAGLLFVCLQCVLSYHVAISVLDFWMAHLRVFLTTVALISLVLSGIFFIHESFLLQHLAAICEWVFVIDILIFYGTFTYEFGAVSNDTMVAALQHSNSRGCKSPGSSSTSTHLNCNPESIAMI, encoded by the exons ATGGAGAAAATG GAAGAACAGGAAATATGCACACAGGGACAG GTGCCTTCTGATGGTTCCAGTTGGAGGCCTACAGTTGTAGCGAgtgcccacccacccctcccttttcctcttttccttcccccctcccctccctccctcatccgaatctcccctcccctccccaccacacaTGTTGTTGTGTACTTGCACTCACTAATGACAGCGTGGATCATCCTCCCCATTAGCCTCTCTGCCTTCTCGATCACTGGAATATGGATTGT GTATGCCATGGCAGTAATGAACCACCATGTGTGTCCTGTTGAGAACTG GTCATATAATGAGTCCTGCTCTGCTGATTCTGCCAAGCATGGATACCCCAAAAGCTGCTGCACTTTGGAGGATGTCCCTTTGATCAG TAAATGTGGCACGTATCCTCCTGAAAGTTGTCTCTTCAGTCTTATTGGGAATATTGGGGCTTTCATGG TGCTGGTGATCTGTTTCCTGCGCTATGGGCAGCTGATAGAACAGAGCCACAGTTCCTGGGTGAACACAACTGCGCTGATCACAGGCTGTACCAACGCTGCTGGCCTGGTTGTGGTCGGCAATTTCCAG GTGGACTATGCCAAATCCCTTCACTACATCGGAGCCGGTGTGGCCTTCCCGGCAGGCCTGCTTTTTGTCTGCCTTCAGTGTGTCCTCTCCTACCATGTTGCCATCTCTGTCCTGGACTTCTGGATGGCACATCTACGTGTCTTCCTTACCACTGTGGCCTTAATTTCCCTTGTCCTGA GTGGAATCTTCTTCATCCATGAGAGCTTCCTCCTGCAGCACCTGGCTGCCATCTGCGAATGGGTcttcgtcattgacatcctcatCTTCTACGGCACTTTCACCTACGAGTTTGGTGCCGTCTCCAATGACACCATGGTGGCTGCACTGCAGCATTCGAACAGCAGGGGGTGCAAATcaccaggcagcagcagcacctcaacTCACCTTAACTGTAACCCTGAGAGCATCGCTATGATCTGA